A window of Hevea brasiliensis isolate MT/VB/25A 57/8 chromosome 14, ASM3005281v1, whole genome shotgun sequence contains these coding sequences:
- the LOC131172992 gene encoding uncharacterized protein LOC131172992 produces the protein MTGKAVKGSVIADLLVENSINDYEALDFKFPDEYINAVDAEGPNDVWEMHFDGAVNLAGNRIGAVLVAPDGKHFPIAVKLRFGCTNNVAEYEACMSGLQAAIEMKIKKLEVYGDSTLIIYQVKREWQTKDPKLIPYQKYLLELIKEFKEISFTHLSWDKNQFADALATLAVMTQMGEGQITQLLQIKVRSEPAYCFMIEKETDSRPRYHDIQVYIKNRGYPLGASRNERRMIRRLAMGYFPSGETREAPMQWVYDGKADFKAGLLLDHFGKGLH, from the exons ATGACAGGAAAGGCAGTAAAAGGAAGTGTGATAGCTGATCTCCTAGTTGAAAACTCAATCAATGATTACGAAGCCCTGGATTTCAAATTCCCAGACGAATATATTAATGCAGTTGATGCTGAGGGTCCAAATGATGTGTGGGAAATgcattttgatggagcagtcaatttagcCGGTAATAGGATCGGAGCAGTGCTGGTTGCCCCAGATGGGAAACATTTCCCAATAGCTGTTAAGTTGAGATTCGGCTGCACTAACAAtgtagcagaatatgaagcttgcatGAGTGGCTTACAGgctgccattgaaatgaagataaagaaattagAGGTGTACGGGGATTCAActctgatcatttaccaagtcaaaagggaatggcaaactaaagacccgaAACTGATCCCGTATCAAAAATATCTCCTTGAATTGATCAAGGAAtttaaagagatttctttcactcacctgagcTGGGACAAGAACCAATTTGCTGACGCCTTAGCTACTTTAGCTGTGATGACTCAGATGGGGGAAGGGCAGATAACACAGTTATTACAAATCAAAGTAAGGAGTGAGCCAGCATACTGCTTTATGATCGAAAAAGAAACAGACAGCAGACCCAGGTATCATGATATCCAGGTGTACATCAAAAATAGGGGGTATCCTCTtggggcaagcagaaatgaaagaagaatgatcagaaggcTAGCAATGGGAtatttccccagtggagaaacaaGAGAAGCTCCAATG CAATGGGTATATGATGGCAAAGCAGATTTTAAGGCAGGGTTACTTCTAGACCACTTTGGAAAAGGACTGCATTGA